A window of Neisseria canis contains these coding sequences:
- a CDS encoding glucokinase, protein MSTTHTKAQTPPQTETVLWPRLVADIGGTNARFALETAPQKIEKVEVLPCNDYDTVVDAIKEYLSRVDNPTVKHAAIAIANPIVGDWVQMTNHHWAFSIETTRQALHLETLLFLNDFTAQALAITKMDSEKLVQIGGSSPIPNAPKAVLGPGTGLGVSGLIPNGNNTYTALAGEGGHVSFAPFDDAEMLIWQYAKKKFGHVSAERFLSGAGLMLIYESLSAREGLKPQKLTPSGISERALSGTSPLCRLTLDIFCAMLGTVSSNLALTLGARGGVYLCGGIIPRFIDYFKNSPFRNRFESKGRFDAYLAAIPVYIVLADYPGISGAAVALENELSAKGIC, encoded by the coding sequence ATGTCCACTACACACACTAAAGCCCAAACGCCCCCGCAAACCGAAACCGTTTTATGGCCGCGTTTAGTGGCCGATATCGGCGGCACCAACGCCCGCTTCGCACTTGAAACCGCGCCGCAGAAAATCGAAAAAGTGGAAGTGTTACCGTGCAACGATTACGACACGGTTGTGGATGCGATTAAAGAATATCTGAGCCGCGTCGATAATCCGACCGTCAAACATGCCGCCATAGCCATAGCCAATCCTATCGTCGGCGACTGGGTGCAGATGACCAACCACCATTGGGCGTTTTCCATTGAAACCACGCGTCAAGCCCTGCACTTGGAAACCTTATTGTTTTTGAATGATTTTACCGCACAGGCTTTGGCGATTACCAAAATGGATTCTGAAAAACTGGTGCAGATAGGCGGTTCCTCCCCGATTCCAAACGCCCCGAAAGCCGTGCTCGGCCCGGGCACGGGTTTGGGCGTGAGCGGTTTGATTCCCAACGGCAATAATACTTACACCGCGTTGGCAGGCGAAGGGGGGCATGTGAGCTTTGCTCCTTTTGACGACGCGGAAATGCTGATTTGGCAGTATGCAAAGAAAAAATTCGGCCACGTTTCTGCAGAGCGTTTTTTGAGCGGCGCAGGACTGATGCTGATTTATGAATCGTTATCGGCGCGCGAAGGGCTGAAGCCGCAAAAGCTGACACCTTCAGGAATCAGCGAACGGGCTTTGAGCGGCACTTCCCCCTTATGCCGCTTAACATTGGATATTTTCTGCGCCATGCTGGGTACCGTTTCGTCGAATCTCGCGCTCACTTTGGGCGCGCGCGGCGGTGTTTATTTGTGCGGCGGCATCATTCCGCGCTTTATCGACTACTTTAAAAACTCGCCGTTCCGCAACCGCTTTGAGAGCAAAGGCCGCTTCGACGCTTACTTGGCGGCTATTCCGGTGTATATCGTGCTGGCCGATTATCCGGGCATTTCCGGCGCAGCAGTGGCTTTGGAAAATGAATTGTCAGCCAAAGGCATCTGTTGA